ccagggccatggtGTTCACATAGTGTCCCTAAGGATGTCCCCAGGACcatgaggtccccacagtgtccccatggtgtccccaaggaTGTCCCCAGGACCACgaggtccctgtggtgtccccagggctgttgtgtccccatggtgtccccatggtgtccccagggccgtgGTGTTCACATAATGTCCCCAAGGTTGTTCCCAGGGCcatgaggtccccatggtgtccccgtggtgttCCCAGGGCCATGGTATTCACATATTGTCCCCaaggttgtccccagggccacgatGTCCCCATGGTCACAGTGTTCACATAGTGTCCCCAAGGATGTCCCCTGGGCCATGTTGTCCTTGTGGTGTCCCCAGGaccacagtgtccccaagggtgtccccagggccatggtGTTCACGTAGTGTCCCTAAGGATGTCCCCAGGAccaggaggtccccatggtgtccccatggtgtccccagggccatggtGTTCACATAGTGTCCCCaaggttgtccccagggccacgatgtccccatggtgtccccatggtgtccccagggccacagtGTTCACATAGTGCCCCCAAGGATGTCCCCAGGGCCATGTTGTCCTTGTGGTGTCCCCAGGaccacagtgtccccaagggtgtccccagggccatggtGTTCACGTAGTGTCCCTAAGGATGTCCCCAGGACcatgaggtccccatggtgtccccatggtgtccccagggccatggtGTTCACATAGTGTCCCCaaggttgtccccagggccacgatgtccccatggtgtccccatggtgtccccagggccacagtGTTCACATAGTGCCCCCAAGGATGTCCCCTGGGCCATGTTGTCCTTGTGGTGTCCCCAGGACCATagtgtccccaagggtgtccccagggccatggtGTTCACATAGTAGCCCTAAGGATGTCCCCAGGACCATGAGGTccacatggtgtccccatggtgtccctatggtgtccccagggccgtgGTGTTCACATAGTGTCCCTAAGGATGTCCCCAGGACCACgaggtccctgtggtgtccccagggctgttgtgtccccatggtgtccccagggttgtGGTGTTCACATaatgtccccaagggtgtccccagggccatgaggtccccatggtgtccccatggtgttcccAGGGACATGGTATTCACATAATGTCCCCaaggttgtccccagggccacgatgtccccatggtgtccccatggtgtccccatggtcacAGTGTTCACATAGTGTCCCCaaggttgtccccagggccacgatgtccccatggtgtccccatggtgtccccagggccacagtGTTCACATAGTGCCCCCAAGGATGTCCCCTGGGCCATGTTGTCCTTGTGGTGTCCCCAGGaccacagtgtccccaagggtgtccACAGGGCCATGGTGTTCACGTAGTGTCCCTAAGGATGTCCCCAGGAccaggaggtccccatggtgtccccatggtgtccccacagccatGGTGTTCACGTAGTGTCCCCAAGGATGTCCCCAGGACCATgaggtccctgtggtgtccccagggccacgatgtccccacagtgtccccatggtgtccccagggccgtgGTGTGCACATAATGTCCCCaaggttgtccccagggccatgaggtccccatggtgtccccatggtgtccccagggccatggtGTTCACGTAGTGTCCCCAaggatgtccccaggaccctgagGTCcatgtggtgtccccagggctgttgtgtccccatggtgtccccatgctgttcaCATAGTGTCCCTAAGGATGTCCCCAGGGTcatgaggtccccacagtgtcccaatggtgtccccagggccattgtgtccctgtggtgtccccatggtgtccccagggccacaatGTCATGGCCATGAGAGTGGCcattgtgtccccagggccatgaggtccccaagatgtccccaagaccccagtgtccccaagatgtccccaggaccatgatgtccccatggtgtccccaaggccccaGTGTCCTCAAGGATGTCCCCAGGACCacaaggtccccatggtgccttCAGGGCCATAGTGTcccaaagggtgtccccaggccaCGGTGTCACATCCCCGCACTGTCCAGGGGGGTCCCTGGTGGCCCCTGTCCCtcccccttgtccctgtcccccccagttcCAGTCACCCCAGTTGCACCCCAGCATCCCAGTTCCCCCTGTCACTGCCACCATGGTTTGacagggacacgtggggacagggatgtgacATCACAGCCAACGGGGGAGGAATGGCCCCCCCACAAGCTGGTCCCAcccctcccaatgtccccaagtccctaagtgctggcagcccctggctcccTGGCATTGTGTCCCCaagggcctccttgtccccatgtctgtgtgttCCCAAGGGCCTCCTTGTCCTCATGTCTGTGTCCCTAAGGGTCATCTTGTCCCCAAGTCTTGGTGTCACCAAggctctccttgtccccagggttctgtgtccccaagggtctcctTGTCCTCATGTCTGTGTCCCTAAGGGTCATCTTATCCCCATGTCTTGGTGTCACCAAGgctttccttgtccccagggttctgTGTCCCTAAGGGGCTCCTTGTCCCTATGTCTGTGTCCCCAAGGAGCTATTTGTCCCCAtgtctctttgtccccaaggttctccttgtccccaagggctccttgtccccatgtcttgGTGTCACCAAGGCTCTCCTTGTTCCCAAGGCTCCTTGTCCCCAtatctgtgtccccaaggctccttgtccccatgtcttgGTGTCACCAAGGCTCTCCTTGTTCCCAAGGCTCCTTGTCCCCGtatctgtgtccccaaggctcctTGTCCCCACATCTgtgtccccagaaccccttggtgcccccatgtcccccattggcCACCCCCCTGGTGACAAAGACAACACGagacggggcgggggggtcgaTCCGAAGCTGCTTTATTGGCCACGTCGGGTTGGGGACAAGCACAGGGGACCAAGGTGTCCCCAAGACCGGGTCACAAACACAGCACAGGCaattcatcatcatcattataattacaataataaaaaattaaacatcTCCCGGGGGGGTCGGCGGCCCCCGCgcaacaaaaatatatataatatataatatatagagAGAAAACAGAGTCAATGCTGGCGAAGCTCGGTGACACCAGAGAGGGGACGGCGCAGGGTTGGGGACACCGGTGTCACCCATGCAAGGaggcggggggaagggggggacgcGGAGCTGTTCACATTTGGGGTTGGGGACAAGCGGGATGGGCGCCCACCAaaggttgggggtgctgggggggtcacctGGTGGCCCAGCGGTGGCGGTGGGGACGGCCAAGGAGGGTGGGGACAtcaagggggacactgggggacatcgCCAGGTGATGGGGGTGCTGTGAGGACCATGGGGACATCGGCAGGTGACGGGGATGATGCGAGGACCATGGGGACATGATGGGGACACCTCCAGGTGATGGAGATGCTGCGAGGACCCACCtaaggacagtggggacatggtggggacatctCCAAAATGATGCAGATGCTGCAAGGAGCATGGGGACATCTCCAGGTGATGGAGATGATGCAAGGACCATGGGAACACAGTGGGGACATCTCCAGGTGATGGAGATGCTGCAAGGACCATGGGGACATCTCCAAAGTGATGGAGATGATGCAAGGACCATGGGAACACAGTGGGGACATCTCCGAAGTGATGGAGATGCTGCGAGGACCGTGGGGACATCTCCAAAGTGATGGAGATGCTGCAAGGaccatggggacacagtggggacatctCCAGGTGATGGAGATGATGCAAGGaccatggggacacagtggggacatctCCAAAGTGATGGAGGTGCTGCAAGGACCATGGGGACATCTCCAGGTGATGGAGATGCTGTGAGGACTCACCTAAGGACAGTgaggacacaatggggacatctccaggtgatggagatgctgtgaggaccatggggacacaatggggacatctCCAAGGTGATGGAGATGCTGCAAAGACCATAGGGACATCTCCAAAGTGATGGAGATGCTGCAAGGACCATGGGGACATCTCCAAAGTGATGGAGGTGCTGCGAGGACCATGAGGACAAAATGGGGACATCTCCAGGTGATGGAGATGCTGTGAGGACCCACCTAAGGAcagtggggacatcgtggggacatcgtggggacatctcCAAAGTGATGGAGGTGCTGCGAGGaccatggggacacagtggggacatctCCAAGGTGATGGAGATGATGCAAAGACCATGGGGACATCTCCAAAGTGATGGAGATGCTGCAAGgaccatggggacacaatggggacatctCCAAGGTGATGGAGATGATGCAAAGACCATGGGGACATCTCCAAAGTGATGGAGATGCTGCAAGgaccatggggacacaatggggacatctCCAGGTGATGGAGATGCCGCAAGGAtcgtggggacacaatggggacatctccaggtgatggagatgctgtgaggaccatggggacacaatggggacatctCCAAAATGATAGAGATGCTGCAAGGACCATGGGGACATCTCCAAAGTGATGGAGATGCTGTGAGGACCCACCtaaggacagtggggacatggtggggacacaatggggacatcatCAAAGTGATGGAGATGCTGTGAGGACCATGGGGACATCGCCAAAGTGATGGAGATGCTGTGAGGACCATGGGGACGCAATGGGGACATCTCCAGGTGACAAAGATCCTGCAAAGACCCCATAGGAtggtggcacagccacctctaAGGTGACCAAGGTGCCACATGGACCCTCCTCTGGGAGGATGGAGATGATGGGGACATCTCCAGTgtcacagaagtgacagagggaCCTTCCCAGGGTCAGCGAGATCAGGTGGGGACATCTCCagaaggcaggagatggtggatGAACCCCCATgagatgatggggatgggggaTAGACACCTCTAAGGtggtggggacaccacggggacattGCCAAGGTGGTGACAATCAGGCAGGAACATCTCCAGAAGGATGGAGAAACCCCCATGAGATGATGGGGATTGGACTGAGGTGATGGAGACACTGAAGGAACCTTCCCCAGGTGGTGGCAATTGGTCAGAACATCTCCAGAAGGATGGAGAACCCCATGAGACGATGGGGATTGAACTAAGGTGGTGGTGGCAGTTGGTCAGAACATCTCCAGAAGGATGGAGAACCCCATGAGATGATGGGGACTGGGGAcaagacaccatggggaccatcccGGGGTGGTGGCAATCGATTGGAACATCTCCAGAAGGATGGAGAACCCCATGAGATGATGGGGATTGGACTAAGGTGGTGGTGGCAGTTGGTCAGAACATCTCCAGAAGGATGGAGAACCCCCATGAGATGATGGGGATTGGACTGAGGTGATGGAGACATTGAAGGAACCTTCCCCAGGTGGTGGCAATTGGTCAGAACATCTCCAGAAGGATGGAGAACCCCCATGAGACGATGGGGATTGGGGacagacaccatggggaccatcccAGGGTGGTGGCAATCGATTGGAACATCTCCAGAAAGATGGAGAACCCCCACGAGACGGTGGCAACTCAACCACGGCCGAGATGCCGCAAGAACaacggggacccccccatatccACCTCCAAGACGCCGCGTCCCCATCATCAACACCCAAAACTCCACGTGCCGACGCCACCTCCGTCCCTCAACCCAACCCATCCAAACCCAAAAAAGAGCGGGAGAACggcccaaaaaccccccaaaaaaccaccacccgGGGAGGGAGAAGGTGCcaaattttggggggggggtcattGGGGCCACCCCGAATTCACAACGCGAGGAGCGAGGGAGAATTCAAGGAGTCCGAGGACTGGTCGCTGCTGCTGCTCCGCTGATGCGAGGCTCCGCAGGTGGTTCCCTCTGGGTGGGTGAAGACAAACGAAGACGtataggttgggttaggtgacatcggggacaccgaggggacatcggggccgaagcagcagctggggaagggACCCTGGGAGCTCGGTTGATACGGACCCGGGGGGAGGAAGGTGACGGTGTCCACCGCCGGTTCTTCCTTGCTTAAGGTGCTCACCTCGGCGGGGCCGGCGCCCAACGTGGGGACGGCGCCCAAGGTGGTGGGGACGTCCTCAAAGGGGACCTTGCAGGCGGGGGCGTGGGCCACCAAGACGAACTCCAGGCGCTCCTTCTCCTTTTGGAGCTCGGCGATCTCCGACTCCAGTTCGGCTTTTTCCTCCTCCAGTTGGTCCGTCTCCTGCTTGGGGACAGTCGGGGTGAGATTTGGGGACAACGTTGTCCCCTTCAGGCCAAGCTTGGGGACATCAGCCTCTTGTGGTCTCCAGGATGGGGACGTTGCTCCATCCAACATCTCTAATGATCCACATGCCACCTTTGGTGTCCCCTGGTCATAGGGACAATGttgtccccatgtctccatcTGGTGTCTCCTGCTCATGGGGACAATGTTGTCCCCTCCAGACCAAGCTTGGGGACATTGACCTCTTGTGGTCTCCAGGATGGGGACGTTGCTCCATCCAACATCTCTAATGATCCACACGCCACCCTTGATGTCCCCTGGTCATGGGGACAATGTTGTCCCCTCCAGACCAAGCTTGGGGACATCAGCCTCTTGTGGTCTCCAGGATGGGGACGTTGCTCCATCCAACATCTCTAATGATCCACATGCCACCCTTGATGTCCCCTGGTCATGGGGACAATGTTGTCCCCTCCAGACCAAGCTTGGGGACATCAGCCTCTTGTAGTCTCCAGGATGGGGACGTTGCTCCATCCAACATCTCTAATGATCCACACGCCACCCTTGATGTCCCCTGGTCATGGGGACAATGTTGTCCCCTCCATCAGCCTCATGTCTCCATCTGTCACCAGCTCAAGGGGTCGTTGTCCCCTCCACGCCAAGCTTGGGGACATCAACCTCTtgtggtccccaggatggggaCGTTGCTCCATCCAACATTCCTAATGACCCATATCCCACTCCTGATGTTCCCTGGTCATGGGGACAATGTTGTCCTCATGTGTCCATCTGATGTCCCCTACTCATGGGGACAACATTGTCCCCTTCAGGCCAAGCTTGGGGACATCAACCTCATGGGGCCTCCAGGATGGGGACATTGCTCCATCCAACATCTCTGATGATCCACATGCCACCTTTGATGTCCCCTACTCATGGGGACAACATTGTCCCCTCCAGACCAAGCTTGGGGACATCAGCTTCTTGTGATCCCCAGGATGGGGGCGTCGCTCCATCCAACATCTCTGATGACCCATATCCAACCTCCAATGTCTCCTGATCATGGCGACAATGTTgtccccttcaccccaaacttgGGGACATCAACCTGTGGTCTCCAGGATGGGGACATTGCTCCATCCAACATCTTTGATGATCCATATCccacccctgatgtcccctggtcATGACGACAACATTGTCCCCGTGTCTCCCTCTGATGTCCCCTGCTCATGGGGACAACATTGTCCCCTCCAGGCCAACCCTGGGGACATTGACCTCTTGTGGTCTCCAGGATGGGGACGTTGCTCCATCCAACATCTCTATTGATCCATATCccacccctgatgtcccctggtcATGGGGACAACGTTGTCCCCGTGTTTCCATCTGGCGTCCCCTATTCTTGGGGACAACATTGTCcccttcccagtgtccccatgtctccatcTGGTGTCCCCATATCTCCATCTGGTGTCCCCTGCTCATGGGCACAACATTGTCCCCTCCAGCCCAAGCTTGGGGACATCAACCTCTTGTGGTCTCCATGATGGGAACGTCGCTCCATCCAACATCTCCAATGACCCATATCCCACCCCTTATGTCCCCTGGTTGTGGGGACAACACTGTCCCCCTTCCACTGTccctcagccctggggacaccgctgtccccttcccatgtccccatggccttggggacaccaaaCATCCCCATGAACCCATCCCTATTGCCATCACCCCATGACATCCCCAAGCTGTCGGGTCCATCACCACATGGACCCACCACCGTCCCCTTCCCACGTCCCCatggccttggggacaccaaaCACCCCCATGGACCTGCCCCTATAACCAtcaccccacgctgtccccaagcTGCTGGGTCCATCACCACCGTTGTCCCCACCTCCACCGCGGTGCCACCACATTGTCCCAAACGTCCCCAAGGTCCCCACCACTCACCGCCTGCAGCCGGTCCGTCAGCTCCCGGCGCCGGTTCCGGCATTTGGCCGCCGCCAACTTGTTCCTCTCGCGTCGCACCCTccgcttctcctcctcctccggcgTCAACTGCGCGGGTGACAATGACAATCAGCCCCGTGTCCCCGAGGTCCGATGGGCGAGGAGCCCCTCGCGCTGGGGACACATGGGCGCCACTCACCGTCTCCTCACGGCTGCGGCGCGGCCGGGCGCGGGTGGCGCGTGGTGGCGGTGCCACCGTCCCCGTGGCGAACGTCCCCAAGCCCGGCGTGGAGTAACTGGGTCCCGGGAGGTCGTAGGGGTCGACGGGTGGGGGTGGCGGCGGGTGGGGGGGCTGGTGGGACATGGGTGTCCCCGACTGGGCCACCGAGGAGATGAGCGTGGGCTGGACGAGCCACTGCAGGTCCTGGCTGGTGGTGATGGCCGTCACCGTGGGGACGAAGGAGCCGGGCATGTCCCCAAGGCCGCTGCACTcctggggggacaatgggagttAGAGGGTGGGGGGGTATGGGGTCGATGTCCCAAGGCGCACGGGGATGGGTGGTGTCACTGTGATGCTGGTGTGAGGTGTCCTTGTCACACTGGGACCGACAATGGCCTCGTGACACTGGGAACGATGCTCAATGTCCTTGTGACAATGGCACTGACAATATCCTTGTGACACTGGGACCAACGATGTCCTCGTGACACTGGGACCAACGATGTCCTCGTGACACCGGGACCAACGCTCAATGTCCTCGTGACACCGGGACCAACAACGCCCTCGTGATACTGGGACCAGTGCTCAGTGTCCTTGTGACACTGGGAACGATGCTCAATGTCCTTGTGACAATGGCACTGACAATATCCTTGTGACACTGGGACCAACGATGTCCTCGTGACACCGGGACCAACGCTCAATGTCCTCGTGACACCGGGACCAACAACGTCCTCATGATACTGGGACCAGTGCTCAACGTCCTTGTGACACTGGGACCAACAATGTCCTCGTGACAGTGGGACCAATACACAACATCCTTGTGACACCAGGACCAACAACGTCCCCGTGACACTGGGACCAACAACGTCCTCGTGACACTGGGACCAATGCTCAATGTCCCGGTGACACTGGGACCAACAACATCCCTGTGACACCAGGACCAACGTGCAATGTCCTTGTCACACTGGGACCAACAATGTCCTCGTGCCACTGGGACCAATGCACAACGTCCTTGTGACACTGGGAGTGACAACATTCCCGTGACACTGGGACCAATGCTCAATGTCCTTGTGACACTGGGACCAACAACGCCCTCCTGACACTGGGACCAATGCACAACGTCCTTGTGACACCGGGACTGACAACGTTCCCGTGACACTGGGACCAATACACAACGTCCTTGTGACACTGACAATGTCCTCATGACACTGGGACCAACAACGTCCTCGTGACATTGGGACCAACGCGCAACGTCCTCGTGACACTGACAATGTCCTCGTGACACCGGGACCAACAACGTCCTTGTGACATTGGGACCAATGCTCAATGTCCCGGTGACACTGGGACCAATAACGTCCTTGTGACACCGAGACCAATGCTCAATGTCCTTGTCACACTGGGACCAACAACGTCCTCCTGACACTGGGACCAATGCACAACGTCCTTGTGACACTGGGACCAACAATGTCCTTGTGACACCGGGACCAACGCACAACGTCCTTGTCACACTGGGACCAACAACGTCCTCCTGACACTGGGACCAATGCACAACGTCCTTGTGACACTGGGACCAACAATGTCCTTGTGACACCGGGACCAATGCACAACGTCCTTGTCACACTGGGACCAACAACGTCCTCCTGACACTGGGACCAACGCTCAATGTCCTTGTGACACTGGGACCAACAATGTCCTTGTGACACCGGGACTAATGCACAACGTCCTTGTGACACTGGGACTGACAACGTTCCCGTGACACTGGGACCAACACACAACGTCCTTGTGACACTGACAATGTCCTCGTGACACTGGCACCAACAACGTCCTCGTGACATTGGGACCAATGCGCAACGTCCTCGTGACACTGACAATGTCCTCGTGACACCGGGACCAACAACGTCCTTGTGACATTGGGACCAATGCTCAATGTCCCGGTGACACTGGGACCAATAACGTCCTTGTGACACCGAGACCAATGCTCAATGTCCTTGTCACACTGGGACCAACAACGTCCTCCTGACACTGGGACCAACGCTCAATGTCCTTGTGACACTGGGACCAACAATGTCCTTGTGACACCGGGACTAATGCACAACGTCCTTGTGACACCGGGACTGACAATGTTCCCGTGACACTGGGACCAACACACAACGTCCTTGTGACACTGACAATGTCCTCATGACACTGGGACCAACAACGTCCTCGTGACATTGGGACCAATGCGCAACGTCCTCGTGACACTGACAATGTCCTCGTGACACCGGGACCAACAACGTCCTTGTGACATTGGGACCAATGCTCAATGTCCCGGTGACACTGGGACCAATAACGTCCTTGTGACACCGAGACCAATGCTCAATGTCCTTGTCACACTGGGACCAACAACGTCCTCCTGACACTGAGACCAAAGCACAATGTCCTTGTGACACTGGGACCAATGCACAACGTCCTTGTGACACCGGGACCAATGCACAACGTCCTTGTGACACCGGGACTGACAACGTTCCCGTGACACTGGGACCAACAGACAACGTCCTTGTGACACTGACAATGTCCTCGTGACACTGGGACCAATGCACAACATCCTTGTGACACTGGGACCGACAACGTCCTCGTGACACTGGGACCGACGTGCAACGGACGTTGTGCAATGTCCTCGTGACACCGGGACCAACAATGTCCTTGTGACACTGGGACCAATGCACAACATCCTTGTCACACTGGGACCAACAATGTCCCTGTGGCACTGGGACCGATGTGCAACGTCCTGGTGACAGTGGGACTGATGTGCAACGTCCTGGTGACACTGACAATGTCCTCGTGACACTGGCACCAACAACGTCCTCGTGACATTGGGACCAATGCGCAACGTCCTCGTGACACTGACAATGTCCTCGTGACACCGGGACCAACAACGTCCTTGTGACATTGGGACCAATGCTCAATGTCCCGGTGACACTGGGACCAATAACGTCCTTGTGACACCGAGACCAATGCTCAATGTCCTTGTCACACTGGGACCAACAACGTCCTCCTGACACTGGGACCAACGCTCAATGTCCTTGTGACACTGGGACCAACAATGTCCTTGTGACACCGGGACTAATGCACAACGTCCTTGTGACACCGGGACTGACAATGTTCCCGTGACACTGGGACCAACACACAACGTCCTTGTGACACTGACAATGTCCTCATGACACTGGGACCAACAACGTCCTCGTGACATTGGGACCAATGCGCAACGTCCTCGTGACACTGACAATGTCCTCGTGACACCGGGACCAACAACGTCCTTGTGACATTGGGACCAATGCTCAATGTCCCGGTGACACTGGGACCAATAACGTCCTTGTGACACCGAGACCAATGCTCAATGTCCTTGTCACACTGGGACCAACAACGTCCTCCTGACACTGAGACCAAAGCACAATGTCCTTGTGACACTGGGACCAATGCACAACGTCCTTGTGACACCGGGACCAATGCACAACGTCCTTGTGACACCGGGACTGACAACGTTCCCGTGACACTGGGACCAACAGACAACGTCCTTGTGACACTGACAATGTCCTCGTGACACTGGGACCAATGCACAACATCCTTGTGACACTGGGACCGACAACGTCCTCGTGACACTGGGACCGACGTGCAACGGACGTTGTGCAATGTCCTCGTGACACCGGGACCAACAATGTCCTTGTGACACTGGGACCAATGCACAACATCCTTGTCACACTGGGACCAACAATGTCCCTGTGGCACTGGGACCGATGTGCAACGTCCTGGTGACAGTGGGACTGATGTGCAACGTCCTGGTGACACTGACAATGTCCTTGTGACTCTGGCACCGACAATGTCCCTGTGACACTGGGACCAACGTGCAACATCCTCGTGACACTGGGACCAATGCGCAATGTCCTCGTGAC
The Patagioenas fasciata isolate bPatFas1 chromosome 33, bPatFas1.hap1, whole genome shotgun sequence DNA segment above includes these coding regions:
- the FOSB gene encoding protein FosB isoform X1, whose protein sequence is MYQGFPGDYDSGSRCSSSPSAESQYLSSVDSFGSPGAAAAAQECSGLGDMPGSFVPTVTAITTSQDLQWLVQPTLISSVAQSGTPMSHQPPHPPPPPPVDPYDLPGPSYSTPGLGTFATGTVAPPPRATRARPRRSREETLTPEEEEKRRVRRERNKLAAAKCRNRRRELTDRLQAETDQLEEEKAELESEIAELQKEKERLEFVLVAHAPACKVPFEDVPTTLGAVPTLGAGPAEVSTLSKEEPAVDTVTFLPPGPYQPSSQGPFPSCCFGPDVPSVSPMSPNPTYTSSFVFTHPEGTTCGASHQRSSSSDQSSDSLNSPSLLAL
- the FOSB gene encoding protein FosB isoform X2 translates to MYQGFPGDYDSGSRCSSSPSAESQYLSSVDSFGSPGAAAAAQECSGLGDMPGSFVPTVTAITTSQDLQWLVQPTLISSVAQSGTPMSHQPPHPPPPPPVDPYDLPGPSYSTPGLGTFATGTVAPPPRATRARPRRSREETLTPEEEEKRRVRRERNKLAAAKCRNRRRELTDRLQAETDQLEEEKAELESEIAELQKEKERLEFVLVAHAPACKVPFEDVPTTLGAVPTLGAGPAEREPPAEPRISGAAAATSPRTP